In Agrobacterium sp. RAC06, a single window of DNA contains:
- a CDS encoding DUF1127 domain-containing protein has translation MRTNDRILEFDLDLAVDRPARTLAARLFRLQAWIGSLRVGVRNRLAANSLVDLDERLLNDLGLSRGDVQDVLRGHGYADDPSQQLTRLARRRAERSLRGHKTD, from the coding sequence ATGCGCACGAACGATCGGATCCTCGAATTTGACCTCGACCTCGCCGTTGACCGGCCGGCCCGGACGCTTGCCGCGCGTCTGTTCCGCCTTCAGGCCTGGATCGGATCCCTTCGCGTGGGCGTGCGCAACCGACTTGCCGCGAACAGCCTGGTCGATCTCGACGAGCGCCTTCTGAACGACCTCGGCCTCAGCCGGGGTGATGTCCAGGATGTGCTGCGTGGACACGGCTATGCTGACGATCCTTCGCAGCAGCTGACCCGCCTGGCGCGCCGCCGCGCCGAGCGATCCCTTCGCGGTCACAAGACCGATTGA
- a CDS encoding dienelactone hydrolase family protein has translation MSKPEITQGMIDAYDEYTHLTLDRRGFMQKLTALAGSGAAAAAIMPMLAANQANAAMVEETDARLDVSDVTYPGASGEMKGYLAIPKDAADRLPAVIVIHENRGLNPHIRDVARRMALEGFVALAPDFLSPNGGTPANEDEARNMFQSLDMAGATANGEATRAFLAGHEKTNGKVGAIGFCWGGGMVNRMAVASPELGAGVAYYGSQAPADQVPAIKAPLMLHYASLDDRINAGIDAYKAALDANGKTYELHMYEGVNHAFNNDTSSARYDKAAADLAWSRTIEFLKKNLA, from the coding sequence ATGTCGAAGCCCGAAATCACGCAAGGTATGATCGATGCCTATGACGAATACACCCACCTGACCCTCGATCGCCGAGGCTTCATGCAGAAGCTGACGGCGCTCGCCGGCTCCGGTGCCGCCGCCGCTGCCATCATGCCCATGCTTGCCGCCAATCAGGCAAATGCCGCCATGGTCGAGGAGACCGACGCGCGGCTCGACGTGTCGGACGTGACCTATCCCGGCGCATCCGGCGAGATGAAGGGATATCTGGCGATCCCGAAGGATGCCGCCGACCGGCTGCCCGCAGTGATCGTCATCCACGAAAACCGTGGCCTCAACCCGCACATCCGCGATGTCGCCCGCCGCATGGCACTCGAAGGTTTCGTCGCACTCGCCCCCGATTTCCTGTCGCCCAATGGCGGCACGCCCGCCAATGAGGACGAGGCGCGCAACATGTTCCAGTCGCTGGACATGGCCGGTGCCACGGCCAACGGCGAGGCAACACGCGCCTTCCTCGCAGGCCATGAGAAGACCAATGGCAAGGTCGGCGCGATCGGCTTCTGCTGGGGCGGCGGCATGGTCAACCGCATGGCGGTCGCCTCTCCGGAGCTTGGCGCCGGCGTCGCCTATTACGGCTCGCAGGCCCCTGCCGATCAGGTGCCTGCGATCAAGGCGCCGCTGATGTTGCACTATGCGAGCCTCGACGATCGCATCAATGCCGGCATCGACGCCTACAAGGCGGCACTCGACGCCAACGGCAAGACCTACGAGCTGCACATGTATGAGGGCGTCAACCACGCCTTCAACAACGACACCTCGTCTGCCCGCTACGACAAGGCCGCCGCAGACCTTGCCTGGTCGCGCACTATCGAGTTCCTCAAGAAGAACCTTGCCTGA
- a CDS encoding glutamate--cysteine ligase, which produces MARDTTDQTPLGTLDDMAAYLAEGSKPKEQFRIGTEHEKFAFFRADNSPVPYHGEASISALLKGMQSKLGWEPIMDGDNIIGLGEQHGMGAISIEPGGQFELSGAPVETLHQTCKESNQHLAVLREVAEPMGIRFLGIGGSPKWTLAETPRMPKSRYDIMTRYMPKVGSQGLDMMYRTCTIQVNLDFSSEADMRQKMRVSMKLQSLATALFASSPFTEGKPNGLLSWRGDIWRDTDNRRAGVLPFTFSKDFSFGDYVAWAIDAPMYFIVRDGRYHDCTHITFRQFMDGALKGEVADWAPQLGDWTNHLSTLFPDVRLKRFLEMRGADGGPWRRICALPALWVGLLYDETALAAADELTADWTVDDVIAMRDAVPVQGLKASVAGRPLMEVAREVVEMSRAGLKARGQLNSEGQDETVFLNTLDEVLAKRMTLADDMLALYHGRWNGSVEPVFEDYQY; this is translated from the coding sequence ATGGCCCGTGACACGACCGACCAGACCCCTCTCGGCACTCTCGACGACATGGCGGCCTATCTGGCCGAAGGGTCGAAGCCTAAGGAGCAGTTCCGGATCGGCACCGAGCACGAGAAGTTCGCCTTCTTCCGGGCCGACAACAGCCCGGTTCCCTATCATGGGGAGGCCAGCATCTCGGCGCTCCTCAAGGGCATGCAGTCCAAGCTCGGCTGGGAGCCGATCATGGACGGCGATAACATCATCGGGCTCGGCGAGCAGCATGGCATGGGCGCAATCTCGATCGAACCGGGCGGCCAGTTCGAGCTTTCCGGCGCACCCGTGGAAACGCTGCACCAGACCTGCAAGGAATCGAACCAGCATCTCGCGGTGCTGCGGGAAGTCGCGGAGCCGATGGGCATCCGCTTCCTCGGGATCGGTGGCAGCCCGAAATGGACGCTGGCCGAGACGCCGCGCATGCCGAAGTCACGCTACGACATCATGACCCGCTACATGCCGAAGGTCGGCAGCCAGGGGCTGGACATGATGTACCGGACCTGCACGATCCAGGTGAATCTCGACTTCTCCTCGGAAGCCGACATGCGGCAGAAGATGCGGGTGTCGATGAAGCTGCAGTCGCTGGCAACCGCGCTGTTCGCCTCCTCGCCGTTTACGGAAGGCAAGCCGAACGGGCTTCTCTCCTGGCGGGGCGACATCTGGCGCGACACCGACAATCGCCGCGCCGGCGTGCTGCCCTTCACCTTCTCGAAGGACTTCTCGTTCGGCGATTACGTCGCCTGGGCCATCGATGCCCCGATGTATTTCATAGTGCGCGACGGGCGCTACCACGACTGCACCCACATCACCTTCCGCCAGTTCATGGATGGTGCGCTAAAGGGCGAAGTCGCCGACTGGGCGCCGCAGCTGGGCGACTGGACCAACCACCTCTCCACCCTCTTCCCCGACGTGCGCCTGAAGCGCTTCCTCGAAATGCGTGGCGCCGACGGTGGCCCGTGGCGGCGCATCTGCGCGCTGCCGGCGCTCTGGGTCGGCCTGCTCTACGACGAAACGGCGCTGGCTGCGGCCGACGAACTGACTGCCGACTGGACCGTCGACGACGTGATTGCCATGCGCGATGCGGTTCCGGTCCAGGGGCTCAAGGCTTCGGTCGCGGGGCGCCCGCTGATGGAGGTAGCACGCGAAGTCGTCGAAATGTCACGCGCGGGGCTCAAGGCGCGCGGCCAATTGAATTCCGAAGGCCAGGACGAGACTGTGTTCCTAAACACGCTGGACGAGGTTCTTGCCAAGCGGATGACGCTGGCCGATGACATGCTGGCTCTCTACCACGGACGCTGGAACGGGTCGGTCGAGCCGGTATTCGAAGACTATCAGTACTGA
- a CDS encoding patatin-like phospholipase family protein, which translates to MTQAETNAATDRIFVFQGGGALGAYQAGAYEALHENEVEPDWLAGISIGAINAAIIAGSPRETRIANLRDFWHTVSSNLDFGWTAQDNTLRRMQNDAAATAAMAFGIPGFFSPRLPTFQQLFANPDHRVSFYDTEPLMKTLDRLIDFDLLNDCQTRLSLGAVEIRSGNFAYFDNRRGRLDARHIAASGALPPGFPPIEIDGRHYWDGGLVSNTPLQHVLNVNDASRDLEIFQVDLFNARGDMPRDQFEVESRIKEIRYSSRTRMNTDDFARRQIVRRAAKRLLEKLPPEFRDDEDAQILRSIGHEYDVTIVHLIHRRASHATHAMDAEFSRRSIEEHWKAGYDDASYTLKHPKWRNRGRPKDGIQIFDLARERHLQLEA; encoded by the coding sequence ATGACGCAAGCAGAGACCAACGCCGCAACGGACAGGATCTTCGTCTTTCAGGGCGGTGGCGCGCTCGGCGCCTATCAGGCGGGCGCCTACGAGGCCTTGCATGAAAACGAGGTGGAGCCTGACTGGCTGGCTGGCATTTCGATCGGCGCCATCAATGCCGCTATCATCGCCGGCAGCCCGCGCGAAACGCGCATCGCCAATCTTCGCGACTTCTGGCACACCGTTTCGTCCAACCTCGATTTCGGCTGGACGGCTCAGGACAATACGCTGCGCCGGATGCAGAACGACGCCGCGGCCACGGCCGCCATGGCCTTTGGCATTCCGGGTTTCTTCTCGCCGCGTCTACCGACCTTCCAGCAGTTGTTCGCCAATCCGGATCACCGCGTCAGCTTCTACGACACCGAGCCGCTGATGAAGACGCTCGACCGTCTGATCGATTTCGACCTCCTCAACGACTGCCAGACGCGGCTGAGCCTCGGTGCAGTGGAAATCCGCTCCGGCAATTTCGCCTATTTCGACAATCGCAGGGGCCGTCTCGACGCGCGCCATATTGCAGCCTCCGGCGCCCTGCCGCCGGGATTTCCGCCGATCGAAATCGATGGCCGACACTATTGGGACGGCGGCCTCGTCTCCAACACGCCGTTGCAGCATGTCCTGAACGTCAACGATGCCTCGCGCGATCTCGAAATCTTCCAGGTGGATCTCTTCAATGCGCGGGGCGACATGCCGCGCGACCAGTTTGAGGTGGAAAGCCGGATCAAGGAGATACGCTATTCCAGCCGCACCCGCATGAACACCGACGATTTTGCCAGGCGTCAGATCGTCCGCCGCGCTGCCAAGCGTCTCCTCGAAAAGCTGCCGCCGGAATTCCGTGACGACGAGGACGCGCAGATCCTCCGCTCCATCGGTCACGAATACGACGTTACCATCGTTCACCTGATCCACCGCCGCGCCTCGCATGCGACCCATGCCATGGATGCGGAATTCTCCCGCCGTTCGATCGAAGAGCATTGGAAGGCAGGCTACGACGACGCCTCCTACACGCTGAAGCATCCGAAGTGGCGCAATCGCGGTCGCCCCAAAGACGGCATCCAGATCTTCGACCTCGCGCGCGAGCGTCACCTGCAATTGGAAGCCTGA
- a CDS encoding methyl-accepting chemotaxis protein: MRISTKLPLAATLFALVILSASVAIGLVQQSRILDEQVYQKLEATADGRRNEARRFLEAIRLDARGTAADMMTQQALFGITGAWTKLGDDPAGELQRRYIDENPNPVGEKYNLDSAKKDSYDRAHRQGHATFLKHLKAQGYYDIFLIDADGNIVYTVMKERDFGTNLLNGPYKDTGLAQVFKKAIASDDPESFANSEFEAYEPSAGAPAAFVAVPIIMNERKLGVLAYQLPNDQLNTIFANTRGLGQTGETVLVDKSGMLVSDSPRTADVESLKVSLSSSMVASAISGQDASGDITGYRDMTSYAAVVPLDFGDVRWSVVALIGEDEVAAQLVTAGLKSVGIGAVLVLVGSLVGFIFSRSLTRPISELVTSMGQLADGNTGIDLKGIDRSDEIGDMVRSVAVFRQAEIDKRQLEAENESRRTATESERHQREAERAAAQAELTEAIDVLGAGLQRLANGDLTGTIRKPLAGNLDRLRLDFNASLERLSGTVAAVHGNVIEINRKSSTVSSSTADLSQRTEQQAAALVETSTAIRQIMDAIRHSSERAENASRLAREARANSDRSGEIVGGAVDAMQRIENASSEISKIINVIDEIAFQTNLLALNAGVEAARAGEAGKGFAVVAQEVRELAQRSATAAKDIKALITKSGEEVATGVGMVRETGTVLSSIAGQVVQIGDHIHSIASAAKQQSASLNEINDAVARMENVTQQNARAAEQTNADMAGLTRDAEMLSGLVGQFTLEANASTIQNRFADQRDTSFGRPVPPSAPQPAPVAGSAAKPATRSFLKPKVAPAEAGSRAVASPARSLMDKISIGLGAKLNQAKDGKPDGEWEEF, encoded by the coding sequence ATGCGTATATCGACCAAGCTGCCCCTGGCCGCCACGCTGTTTGCCCTCGTGATCCTGAGTGCCTCCGTGGCCATCGGTCTGGTTCAGCAAAGCCGCATCCTCGATGAGCAGGTCTACCAGAAGCTGGAGGCGACAGCCGACGGTCGCCGCAACGAGGCACGCCGCTTCCTCGAAGCCATCAGGCTCGATGCCCGTGGTACCGCCGCCGACATGATGACCCAGCAGGCGCTGTTCGGCATCACCGGTGCCTGGACCAAGCTGGGTGACGATCCGGCCGGCGAACTGCAGAGGCGCTACATCGACGAAAACCCGAACCCAGTCGGTGAGAAGTACAATCTCGACAGCGCGAAGAAGGACAGCTACGACCGCGCCCACCGCCAGGGGCACGCGACCTTCCTCAAGCATCTTAAGGCGCAGGGTTATTACGACATCTTCCTCATCGATGCGGACGGCAACATCGTCTACACCGTCATGAAGGAGCGCGACTTCGGTACCAACCTTCTTAATGGTCCCTACAAGGATACAGGCCTCGCACAGGTCTTCAAGAAGGCGATCGCGAGCGACGATCCCGAGAGTTTCGCCAATTCGGAATTCGAGGCCTACGAGCCTTCTGCTGGCGCACCCGCCGCCTTCGTCGCTGTTCCCATCATCATGAACGAGCGCAAGCTCGGTGTGCTTGCCTATCAGCTGCCGAACGATCAGCTGAACACCATCTTTGCCAATACCCGAGGCCTCGGTCAGACTGGGGAAACGGTGCTGGTCGACAAGTCCGGCATGCTGGTTTCGGACAGCCCTCGGACGGCAGACGTCGAGAGTTTGAAGGTGAGCCTGTCATCGTCGATGGTGGCCAGTGCCATCAGTGGCCAGGATGCGAGCGGCGACATCACCGGCTATCGCGACATGACGAGCTATGCCGCCGTCGTGCCGCTCGATTTCGGCGATGTCCGCTGGTCCGTCGTGGCGCTCATCGGCGAGGACGAAGTCGCCGCGCAGCTGGTCACCGCGGGCCTGAAATCAGTCGGCATCGGTGCGGTGCTCGTGCTGGTCGGCTCGCTCGTCGGCTTCATCTTCTCCCGCAGCCTCACCCGTCCGATTTCCGAGCTGGTCACCTCCATGGGGCAGCTTGCCGACGGCAATACCGGTATCGACCTCAAGGGCATCGACCGCTCCGACGAGATCGGCGATATGGTGCGGTCAGTCGCCGTTTTCCGTCAGGCCGAGATCGACAAGCGCCAACTCGAGGCGGAAAACGAAAGCCGGCGCACGGCCACCGAAAGCGAGCGTCACCAGCGCGAGGCAGAACGTGCCGCCGCCCAGGCAGAGCTGACCGAAGCGATCGACGTGCTCGGAGCAGGGCTGCAGCGTCTGGCCAACGGTGATCTGACCGGCACGATCCGCAAGCCGCTCGCCGGCAATCTTGACCGCTTGCGTCTCGACTTCAATGCCTCGCTCGAACGCTTGTCGGGCACCGTTGCCGCTGTGCACGGCAACGTCATCGAGATCAACCGCAAGAGCAGCACCGTCAGCTCGTCCACAGCTGACCTCAGCCAGCGCACCGAACAGCAGGCCGCCGCCCTGGTCGAGACCTCGACCGCGATCCGGCAGATCATGGATGCGATCCGCCACTCGTCGGAACGCGCCGAGAATGCCTCGCGTCTCGCTCGCGAAGCGCGGGCCAATTCCGACCGCTCGGGCGAAATCGTCGGCGGCGCCGTCGATGCCATGCAGCGCATCGAGAATGCCTCAAGCGAGATCTCCAAGATCATCAACGTCATCGACGAGATCGCCTTCCAGACCAATCTGCTGGCCCTGAACGCAGGTGTCGAGGCAGCCCGTGCCGGCGAAGCCGGCAAGGGCTTTGCCGTCGTTGCCCAGGAAGTCCGCGAACTCGCGCAGCGCTCGGCGACCGCTGCCAAGGACATCAAGGCGCTGATCACCAAGTCGGGTGAGGAAGTGGCAACCGGGGTCGGAATGGTTCGCGAGACTGGCACTGTGCTTTCCTCGATCGCAGGCCAGGTGGTGCAGATCGGCGATCACATCCACTCGATCGCCTCGGCTGCCAAGCAGCAGTCGGCAAGCCTCAACGAGATCAATGATGCGGTTGCCCGCATGGAGAACGTCACCCAGCAGAACGCACGGGCGGCTGAGCAGACCAATGCCGACATGGCGGGGCTGACCCGCGATGCGGAGATGCTGTCCGGCCTCGTCGGGCAGTTCACTCTTGAAGCCAATGCCTCGACCATTCAGAACCGCTTCGCCGACCAGCGCGACACGAGCTTCGGCCGCCCTGTTCCGCCGTCAGCACCGCAGCCGGCGCCTGTTGCCGGAAGCGCGGCGAAACCCGCAACGCGATCTTTCCTCAAGCCGAAGGTGGCACCGGCAGAAGCCGGAAGCCGTGCCGTTGCCTCTCCGGCGCGCTCGCTGATGGACAAGATCTCGATCGGCCTTGGCGCCAAGCTGAACCAGGCGAAGGACGGCAAGCCGGACGGCGAATGGGAAGAATTCTGA
- a CDS encoding 16S rRNA (uracil(1498)-N(3))-methyltransferase, with the protein MRANYRMQRLYVTADLALAQAFEATAEQFNYLANVLRFEEGAELLVFNGRHGEWKARVHFPTRKKIMITPAEETRPQPDDCDLHFLFAPLKVGRMDYLVQKAVEMGAGILQPVMTQHVQGKIGNIDRLQANAVEAAEQCGVLAIPKVTEPVKLRDLLERWPAERRIIYCDEDSTTQNPLPALSRIEEKSLALLVGPEGGFSDEERQLLRSLPFVTAIPLGPRILRADTAAVAAMAVVQAAIGDWR; encoded by the coding sequence ATGCGTGCCAATTACCGGATGCAGCGGCTCTACGTGACCGCCGACCTTGCTCTTGCCCAAGCCTTCGAGGCGACGGCGGAGCAGTTCAACTACCTCGCCAATGTGCTTCGTTTCGAAGAGGGTGCCGAATTGCTCGTCTTCAACGGACGGCATGGCGAGTGGAAGGCGCGCGTGCATTTTCCGACACGCAAAAAGATCATGATCACGCCGGCCGAAGAGACGCGTCCGCAGCCTGATGATTGCGACCTGCATTTCCTGTTTGCGCCGCTCAAGGTCGGTCGCATGGACTATCTGGTGCAGAAGGCGGTCGAGATGGGCGCCGGCATCCTGCAGCCGGTGATGACGCAACACGTCCAGGGCAAGATCGGCAATATCGATCGCCTGCAGGCGAATGCCGTGGAAGCTGCCGAGCAATGCGGTGTGCTTGCCATTCCGAAGGTCACCGAGCCGGTGAAGCTTCGCGACCTCCTCGAGCGCTGGCCCGCAGAACGCCGGATCATCTATTGCGACGAAGACAGCACCACGCAAAATCCCCTGCCCGCGCTGTCGCGGATCGAGGAAAAGTCGCTCGCGCTTCTGGTCGGCCCAGAGGGCGGCTTCTCCGACGAGGAGCGTCAGTTGCTGAGGTCCCTGCCCTTCGTGACGGCCATTCCGCTCGGGCCCCGCATCCTCAGAGCCGACACGGCCGCAGTCGCCGCAATGGCCGTCGTGCAGGCCGCCATCGGCGACTGGCGCTAA
- a CDS encoding DUF937 domain-containing protein, translating to MLPLFDMMMQAQNGMAMDAMAKQYGLAQEQAAKAVAALMPAFASGFKRNTTNPYDFSALVQAMTSGNYAKYFEDMSSAFTPQGIADGNQVLQQLFGSKEVSRAIAAQAAQLTGVGQDILKQMMPVMADTLMGGLFKQTTGQFSGANAFAGTPMGAMMQQWLENTGLQPKPQPQPAAMAAAMFDNPFMRAFQDMMGGQKKPEPQAAANPFIDNPFTKAFQDMAAAYTAQMTGQPTGAVKAQPEPAKAPEKEAQESFAAMVNTMFDSGLEVQKSYQKSMEQIFDTYLSASRKETPERSDQAPVDKA from the coding sequence ATGCTGCCGCTGTTCGACATGATGATGCAGGCGCAGAACGGCATGGCGATGGACGCCATGGCCAAACAATATGGTCTGGCGCAGGAACAGGCCGCCAAGGCAGTTGCTGCGCTGATGCCGGCCTTCGCCTCGGGCTTCAAGCGCAACACCACCAATCCTTACGATTTCTCGGCCCTCGTCCAGGCGATGACTTCGGGCAACTATGCCAAATATTTCGAGGACATGAGCTCGGCCTTCACGCCACAGGGCATCGCCGACGGCAATCAGGTTCTGCAGCAACTCTTCGGCTCCAAGGAAGTGTCGCGGGCCATCGCCGCGCAGGCCGCCCAACTGACGGGCGTTGGGCAGGACATCCTGAAACAGATGATGCCTGTCATGGCGGATACATTGATGGGTGGACTCTTCAAGCAGACCACCGGGCAGTTCTCTGGCGCCAATGCCTTTGCCGGAACACCGATGGGCGCAATGATGCAGCAATGGCTGGAAAATACCGGGCTGCAGCCGAAGCCTCAGCCCCAACCGGCGGCAATGGCAGCGGCGATGTTCGACAATCCATTCATGCGCGCCTTCCAGGACATGATGGGCGGACAGAAGAAGCCGGAACCACAGGCAGCCGCCAACCCCTTCATCGACAACCCCTTCACCAAGGCCTTCCAGGACATGGCGGCCGCCTATACTGCGCAAATGACCGGGCAACCGACCGGGGCAGTGAAAGCCCAGCCAGAGCCGGCAAAGGCTCCGGAGAAGGAAGCGCAGGAAAGCTTTGCGGCCATGGTCAACACCATGTTCGACAGCGGGCTTGAAGTGCAGAAGAGCTACCAGAAGAGCATGGAGCAGATCTTCGACACCTATCTTTCCGCTTCGCGCAAGGAAACGCCCGAGCGTTCCGATCAGGCTCCGGTCGACAAGGCCTGA
- the adhP gene encoding alcohol dehydrogenase AdhP: MASMMKAAVVREFGKPLVIEEMPIPDPGPGQILVKYEATGVCHTDLHAANGDWPVKPNPPFIPGHEGVGYVAKLGSGVSRIKEGDRIGVPWLHTACGCCSPCRTGWETLCGSQQNTGYSVNGTFAQYGLADPDYVGRLPDNLEFGAAAPILCAGVTVYKGLKETEVKPGEWVVISGIGGLGHMAVQYAKAMGMHVVAADIFEDKLKLAKDLGADVVVNGTAADAIEQVQKATGGVHGALVTAVSPKAMEQAYGFLRSKGTMALVGLPPGFISLPVFETVLKRITVRGSIVGTRQDLEESLQFAGEGKVASHFSWDKLENINAIFDRMKEGKIDGRIVLDLAA, encoded by the coding sequence ATGGCATCGATGATGAAGGCTGCGGTGGTCCGCGAATTCGGCAAGCCGTTGGTGATCGAGGAAATGCCCATCCCGGATCCGGGCCCTGGCCAGATCCTGGTGAAATACGAGGCGACGGGCGTTTGCCACACCGACTTGCATGCCGCCAATGGCGACTGGCCGGTCAAGCCCAACCCGCCCTTCATTCCCGGCCATGAAGGTGTCGGCTATGTTGCGAAGCTCGGCTCCGGCGTCTCGCGCATCAAGGAAGGCGACCGGATCGGCGTGCCGTGGCTTCACACCGCCTGCGGCTGCTGCTCGCCGTGCCGCACCGGCTGGGAAACGCTCTGCGGCAGTCAGCAGAATACCGGTTATTCCGTCAATGGCACCTTCGCCCAGTATGGTCTGGCGGACCCGGATTATGTCGGTCGCCTGCCGGACAATCTCGAATTTGGCGCCGCCGCTCCCATTCTCTGCGCCGGTGTCACCGTCTACAAGGGCCTGAAGGAAACTGAGGTCAAGCCCGGTGAATGGGTCGTCATTTCGGGCATCGGCGGCCTCGGCCACATGGCCGTGCAATATGCCAAGGCCATGGGCATGCACGTGGTCGCCGCCGACATTTTCGAGGACAAGCTGAAGCTTGCCAAGGATCTCGGCGCCGATGTCGTCGTGAACGGCACGGCGGCAGATGCGATCGAACAAGTGCAGAAGGCGACCGGCGGGGTGCATGGCGCGCTCGTCACGGCGGTTTCGCCCAAGGCCATGGAGCAGGCCTATGGCTTCCTGCGCTCCAAGGGCACCATGGCGCTGGTCGGTCTGCCGCCCGGCTTCATCTCGCTGCCGGTCTTCGAGACGGTGCTGAAGCGCATCACCGTGCGTGGCTCGATCGTCGGCACGCGTCAGGATCTCGAGGAGAGCCTGCAGTTTGCTGGCGAAGGCAAGGTCGCCTCCCATTTCAGCTGGGACAAGCTGGAGAACATCAACGCGATTTTCGACCGCATGAAAGAAGGCAAGATCGACGGTCGTATCGTCCTCGATCTCGCAGCCTGA
- a CDS encoding LysR substrate-binding domain-containing protein — protein MSAPLDIDQLQTFIAIVDTGSFTKAAGRVFKTQSAVSMQMRRLEERVGKQLFIKDGRGNRLTADGDKLLNYARRIIRLNSEAIAAFDDNRLEGTLRIGTPDDYADRYMPEIIGRFAKTHPNVELYIVCEPSMDLADKMGKGELDIALVTHNPLLRQSDVVRTEPLCWVGSANHPLKDDAPVPLAVGRRDCQWRQLACSALDADGRDYQILFTSWSSTVVAAAVLAGMAVSILPESALRTGMKVLTANDGFPPLPPVQIGLMKRPGLSTSLVNAITDHITACLDNITPAQVEDDMDGEPKTYSRYYPRLRAGNMIPGW, from the coding sequence ATGTCGGCTCCCCTCGATATCGATCAGTTGCAGACCTTCATTGCCATCGTCGATACCGGCAGCTTCACCAAGGCTGCTGGGCGTGTTTTCAAGACACAATCCGCCGTTTCCATGCAGATGCGCCGCCTGGAAGAACGGGTCGGAAAGCAGCTGTTCATCAAGGACGGCCGGGGCAACCGGCTCACAGCCGATGGCGACAAGCTGCTGAATTACGCGCGGCGCATCATCCGGCTGAATTCCGAGGCGATCGCGGCCTTCGACGACAACAGGCTCGAGGGAACGCTGCGGATCGGCACGCCGGATGACTATGCCGACCGCTACATGCCCGAGATCATCGGTCGCTTCGCCAAGACCCATCCGAATGTAGAGCTCTACATCGTCTGCGAGCCCTCCATGGATCTCGCTGACAAGATGGGCAAGGGCGAACTCGATATCGCGCTCGTCACGCACAATCCGCTGCTCAGACAGTCCGATGTCGTGCGGACCGAACCGCTCTGCTGGGTGGGATCGGCCAATCATCCGCTGAAGGATGATGCGCCCGTGCCACTCGCGGTCGGACGACGCGACTGCCAGTGGCGGCAGCTCGCCTGCTCGGCGCTGGATGCGGATGGTCGTGACTATCAGATCCTATTCACCAGCTGGTCATCGACCGTGGTCGCGGCAGCGGTGCTCGCCGGCATGGCGGTGTCGATCCTGCCGGAATCGGCCCTGCGAACAGGCATGAAGGTCCTGACGGCCAATGACGGCTTCCCGCCGCTGCCGCCGGTGCAGATCGGTCTGATGAAGCGGCCAGGGCTTTCGACCTCGCTCGTCAATGCGATCACAGACCACATCACTGCCTGCCTCGACAACATTACGCCGGCACAGGTCGAAGACGACATGGACGGCGAGCCGAAGACCTATTCGCGCTACTATCCACGGCTGCGCGCCGGCAACATGATCCCCGGCTGGTGA
- a CDS encoding TetR/AcrR family transcriptional regulator, with translation MMNDHAVEGRLQLRKKPQQERSIQRLEAILEAAVELFLEKGVVETTMSEIALRAGISIGSLYQFFPQKAAVIKALHERFSAQLEGFIRQIFAEVKTLDEAAERASESLIELHAMFREQRIYMALWQAIVVDKDLSQLSNEFHEQLIASFYRDLAHLVPQSEFERFRVNIKLMILATGEVIRFTTQQPDEVARVHLDQWRRIVRGSIFAF, from the coding sequence ATGATGAACGACCACGCCGTGGAGGGGCGGCTGCAACTTCGCAAGAAGCCGCAGCAGGAACGAAGCATCCAGCGATTGGAGGCGATTCTCGAGGCCGCCGTCGAGCTTTTTCTCGAAAAGGGCGTCGTCGAGACAACCATGAGCGAAATCGCCTTGCGGGCCGGTATTTCGATCGGCTCGCTCTACCAGTTCTTTCCCCAGAAGGCGGCCGTCATCAAGGCGCTGCACGAACGTTTCTCGGCCCAGTTGGAAGGCTTCATCCGCCAGATCTTTGCAGAGGTGAAGACGCTGGACGAGGCGGCGGAGCGCGCTTCCGAAAGTCTGATTGAGCTTCATGCGATGTTCCGCGAGCAGCGCATCTACATGGCCTTGTGGCAGGCGATCGTCGTCGACAAGGACCTTTCCCAGTTGTCGAACGAATTCCACGAACAGCTAATCGCAAGCTTCTACCGCGATCTGGCCCATCTCGTCCCGCAAAGCGAATTCGAGCGTTTCCGGGTCAACATCAAGCTGATGATCCTTGCAACCGGCGAGGTCATTCGCTTCACCACCCAGCAGCCGGACGAGGTCGCCCGGGTTCACCTCGACCAGTGGCGCCGCATCGTACGCGGCAGCATCTTCGCCTTCTGA